One Eurosta solidaginis isolate ZX-2024a chromosome 1, ASM4086904v1, whole genome shotgun sequence genomic window, aaagtaaaattctattgacacaaagctctgtttcgctaagatatagcttattattttcgtctacgaccctttcaaaaatcttttatataaaagtgggcgtggtctttaaccgatctcgtccatttttcctagaaatatttcctgctatacggaaaatttgtgtacccaattttattacgatccgttaatgtttcttcgagttatggctcccgaaacatagaaaattgcttagtcataaaaggggcggtgttacgcccatttttttttttaaatttgaagtttttcctatttattgttataaatccacttgggaaataaaataaaaataaataaatgtaaggcgcgataacctccgaagagagctttgagcttctcttccaatttgcgtcgtgctcctcttgattttccctacaaattggccgcacgggacctacattgtttatgccgactccgaacggcatctgcaaggcagaagagttttcactgagagcttttcatggcagaaatacacccggagcgcttgccaaacactgccgaggggcggccccggttagacaaattttcttctaattgaaaaaccttatttataaaatttttgatgttgctttgcccggggtgtgaacccagggcatacggtgtggtaggcggaacacgctatcatcacaccacggtggccgaatgaaataccattgatataaagctcttttttgcaaagatatagcttattttattcgtccacgaccctttttaaaatcttttatataaaagtgggcgttgtccttaaccgatttcgttaatttttcttccaatcattccttaaagtaaaggcaatctctctgccaaattttgttacgacaggtttaacgatttttgatttatgattaatatttgtaaaattgatttgatCATAagggggctgtgccacgcccattttgaaaaatttttccaaatttttattaagtctCAATATcggtccacatgtcaaatttcaacattctaggtatattacttatttacaaaataatgacgttttttgtgttttccgaaatgttatatatataaaaagtgggcgtggttatcatcagatttcgctcattttcaataccaatctattctggttccagataagcccgtgtaccaaatttggtgaagatatctcaatatttactcaagttatcgtgctaacggacggacggacggacatggctcaatcaaattttttttcgatactgatgattttgatacatggaagtctatatctatctcgattcctttatacctgtacaaccaaccgttatccaatcaaagttaatatactctgtgtgcaaagcacgctgagtataaaaattctcaGAAATAAATGCGAACTTTGAGACCTACGTCGTTAAAATTGGTTTggatacaaaactgcatactcgaaaaaaaattcagaacTCCAAATGAAAAGTTCGAAATTTGCGTACAATTTTTGCGAAAGCGTTTTTGAGATTGACTTGCATGAGTTTTGAAATCATAGATTTTTCttaagatagatagatagatagatagatgttgtgaggttaagcactgcgacctattggtctattgtgccctcattctctttacaacacttcatccaagccgagttctctgataaaatccagaatggttcttgGCTTCAGAGaatgtatgtgactattttctaatttggatgatcctaggatcctaagccttcgtctcgcgactgcatcacattccttcaggatgtgttctgcagactcatcttcggcatcacagaatcgacagaggctactagccgatatacccaatttatgcatatggctctttagcctacagtgacctgttaaaatcctaaggctaatttttgggagattaatcatagccttataaGATATCGTAAAtaaagaatttaattgacaaaTATGGTCACTGCTATTCTTaagttcgctgctgtacatatagATATTTTTTAGATAACAATGTACTTACTGTAGTAATCTTATGCGCAATCACATCGCCAGTGGGCCCAATCAATGCAGTATTAAACTTGCTGAAAAACATCGGTTCCGATGGTGCTGGTTTGTTTTGTTCTTCACAATGATCTTTATAATTTAAGCCAATGCAAATAATTTTTTGTGGATTAACCACAGGCGGAAGGAGAAGATGTGAATCGGTCATATCCTCACTTTTCAGGCCATCTAATTTCCGTTGAATTTCATCCAGCGAAATATCCTGAGAAATGAATTTCACCATATCGTTGGATATACAAGCTCCACCAGATATTTCAGTGAGCTTAGAACCATCTTCAGACACTACTCCAAGTCTTCTACGATTATCATTTTTACGCAAGAATTGTACAAAACGCATTCTTTGTGCACGGTTCTTAAGAGTGCTAAAACAAagaaatgttaattttatatgAAAGCTATCTAAAATGAGAAAGGTTTTATAGGCACTAACGCTTGCTCTCGCCTCACCTTGAAAATCGTATGGAGTGTAATGAAAAACAATCGCCAAATGAAAGTGTTGCGCAAGTGCTAAACACGTTTGATCCGATCCTCCTAAAAGACATCGTATAATGCGATTAGTTAACACTTAG contains:
- the LOC137238379 gene encoding oxaloacetate tautomerase FAHD2A, mitochondrial, which codes for MSFRRIGSNVFSTCATLSFGDCFSLHSIRFSSTLKNRAQRMRFVQFLRKNDNRRRLGVVSEDGSKLTEISGGACISNDMVKFISQDISLDEIQRKLDGLKSEDMTDSHLLLPPVVNPQKIICIGLNYKDHCEEQNKPAPSEPMFFSKFNTALIGPTGDVIAHKITTKMDWEVELAVVIGKEAKKVAKEHAMEYVFGYTIAQDISARDWQKSRNGGQFLIGKSMDTFLPLGPAIVHKSLIKDVYDLNMRTVINGVEKQNNFTGDMIFKIDDVIHRLTQCITLLPGDIILTGTPKGVGMYRNPPEYLKVGDVIETEIQCLGKMVNKVVADT